One Gordonia zhaorongruii DNA segment encodes these proteins:
- a CDS encoding cytochrome P450, whose product MTAVASTRVSGGTGEHGHLDELATDPIALFKRVREECGDVGYFQLADRDVVLVSGAAANEEFFRAPDEVLDQGAAYPFMTPIFGEGVVFDSSPERRSEMLHNQSLKGAHMKNHAVTIPNEVERIIADWGDEGEIDLLEFFAELTLYTSSSCLIGGKFRDELDGRIAHLYHELEKGTDPIAYVDMHADIESFRRRDAARAELVEFIGTVLENRTANPPGEGDEKDLMDVLVSVKDDEGNLRFDADTVTGIFISMMFAGHHTTSGTAAWTLIELLKNPGYLADVREELDELYSDGTEYSFAAMRQIPKLEGALKEALRLHPPLIILMRVVQEDFEVGGVTVSKGQSIAVSPAVSNRLPEDFPDPDVFDPDRYDEERQEDLVNRWTWIPFGAGRHRCVGAQFAMMQLKAIFSVLLRNYEFSLVQDPETYRNDHSKMVVQLQQPCRVAYRRRERSERADSDSDSGRER is encoded by the coding sequence ATGACTGCAGTAGCTTCCACAAGGGTGTCCGGCGGCACCGGCGAACACGGCCACCTCGACGAACTCGCGACCGACCCGATCGCCCTGTTCAAACGAGTGCGCGAAGAATGCGGCGACGTCGGATACTTCCAGCTCGCCGACCGCGACGTCGTACTGGTGAGCGGCGCGGCCGCGAACGAGGAGTTCTTCCGTGCTCCGGACGAGGTCCTCGACCAGGGTGCCGCGTATCCGTTCATGACGCCGATCTTCGGTGAGGGTGTGGTCTTCGACTCCAGCCCGGAACGGCGGTCGGAGATGCTTCACAATCAGTCGCTCAAGGGCGCCCACATGAAGAACCACGCCGTGACCATCCCGAACGAGGTGGAGCGGATCATCGCCGACTGGGGCGACGAGGGCGAGATCGATCTGCTCGAGTTCTTCGCAGAGTTGACGCTGTACACGTCGTCGTCGTGCCTGATCGGTGGGAAGTTCCGCGATGAACTCGACGGCCGTATCGCGCACCTGTACCACGAACTGGAGAAGGGCACCGACCCGATCGCCTACGTGGACATGCACGCCGACATCGAGAGCTTCCGGCGACGCGATGCCGCACGGGCCGAACTCGTCGAGTTCATCGGCACGGTCCTGGAGAACCGGACCGCGAACCCCCCGGGCGAGGGTGACGAGAAGGACCTCATGGACGTCCTCGTGTCGGTGAAGGACGACGAGGGCAACCTCCGGTTCGACGCCGATACCGTGACCGGGATCTTCATCTCGATGATGTTCGCGGGTCATCACACGACGTCGGGCACCGCGGCCTGGACACTGATCGAACTACTCAAGAACCCCGGCTACCTGGCTGACGTTCGGGAGGAACTCGACGAGCTGTATTCGGATGGAACCGAGTACAGCTTCGCCGCGATGCGTCAGATCCCGAAGCTCGAAGGGGCGCTCAAGGAAGCGTTGCGGTTGCACCCTCCGTTGATCATTCTGATGCGTGTGGTCCAGGAGGATTTCGAGGTCGGCGGGGTCACGGTGAGCAAGGGACAGTCGATAGCCGTGTCGCCCGCGGTCTCGAATCGGTTGCCCGAGGACTTTCCGGATCCGGACGTTTTCGATCCGGACCGATACGACGAGGAACGCCAGGAAGACCTGGTGAATCGTTGGACGTGGATCCCGTTCGGAGCCGGCCGGCACCGCTGCGTCGGCGCGCAGTTCGCGATGATGCAGCTCAAGGCGATCTTCTCCGTGCTGCTGCGCAATTACGAATTCTCGTTGGTGCAGGACCCGGAGACCTACCGCAACGATCATTCCAAGATGGTCGTCCAGCTTCAGCAGCCGTGCCGGGTTGCGTACCGGCGCCGGGAGCGAAGCGAGCGGGCCGATTCTGATTCTGATTCTGGCCGGGAGCGCTGA
- a CDS encoding SDR family oxidoreductase codes for MRFQDHPERRPVLIAGASSGIGEATARTLAALGHPVALGARRLDRCSGIAEEIVRDGGEAVAVELDVTSNDSVVAAVESAQQALGDIEIVVSGAGDLQIGRAHEMPVDEWAAQIDVHLVGAYRLYRAAVPAMIERRRGDFVFISSDVVSHPRPWSSAYVAAKYGVEGLVTTAHMELEGTGVRAGLVRPGQTLTGMGMNLDQAATDAMLNDWIAFGLARHGHFLSPENLAHAVVSMVTLPPGAHMKAVDVEAEGKLTSTESATTES; via the coding sequence ATGCGATTCCAGGACCATCCCGAACGGCGTCCGGTGCTGATCGCCGGCGCGTCGTCGGGAATCGGCGAGGCCACCGCACGCACGCTGGCGGCACTCGGCCACCCGGTCGCACTCGGTGCCCGGCGACTGGACCGCTGTTCGGGGATCGCCGAGGAGATCGTCCGCGATGGTGGCGAAGCGGTCGCCGTGGAACTCGATGTGACGTCGAACGACTCGGTCGTCGCCGCTGTCGAGTCCGCGCAGCAGGCGCTCGGGGACATCGAGATCGTCGTCTCCGGTGCGGGTGACCTGCAGATCGGCAGGGCTCATGAGATGCCGGTGGATGAGTGGGCTGCGCAGATCGATGTGCACCTCGTGGGCGCCTACCGGCTGTACCGGGCGGCGGTGCCCGCGATGATCGAGCGTCGTCGAGGCGATTTCGTGTTCATCAGCTCCGACGTCGTCTCCCATCCGCGACCGTGGTCGTCGGCGTACGTGGCTGCCAAGTACGGCGTCGAAGGCCTCGTCACCACCGCTCACATGGAACTCGAGGGGACAGGAGTCCGCGCAGGCCTGGTTCGTCCCGGGCAGACGCTCACCGGAATGGGCATGAACCTCGACCAAGCGGCGACCGACGCGATGCTGAACGACTGGATCGCTTTCGGGCTGGCGCGCCACGGTCATTTCCTCAGCCCGGAGAATCTCGCGCACGCGGTGGTGTCCATGGTGACCCTGCCGCCGGGCGCCCATATGAAAGCGGTGGACGTCGAGGCTGAAGGGAAACTCACCTCGACTGAATCCGCTACGACCGAATCTTGA
- a CDS encoding cytochrome P450 — MIPFAPYDYDFHEDPYPMYARLRAEAPVYRSPDGDFWALARHEDVADAFRDSTRLSNSWGVSLDPTAYSPQAEKSMSFLAMDDPRHMRLRKLVSKGFTPRRVNELAPRIAELTAQHWSRCLEMGEFDFVADFAGLLPMDVVSELLGVGPNDRAYLRTQSDLLIHREEGVTDVPEAAMYAYLELHQYYTALLAERRKNPGDDLVSALTVAELVDDGRSSALSDEEIIGFMMLMVVAGNETTTKLLANSVFWGAQSPDQIAPIISAATSQDDAVDAVAPWVQETLRYDTSTQMLLRRVVEDAEYGGRVIPAGDRVLLLIGSANRDQEVFGPDADEYRIGRDSARTIMSFGVGTHFCLGAHLARLETELGLAEIVRTVSEFDVDVQRSERVHSVNVRGFASLPMTVKGR, encoded by the coding sequence ATGATCCCGTTCGCTCCGTACGACTACGACTTTCACGAGGACCCGTACCCCATGTACGCGCGGCTTCGCGCCGAAGCTCCCGTGTACCGGAGCCCCGACGGGGATTTCTGGGCGCTCGCGCGTCACGAGGACGTCGCCGACGCGTTCCGTGACAGCACCCGGCTGTCCAACAGCTGGGGCGTGTCGCTGGACCCCACTGCTTACAGCCCGCAGGCGGAGAAGTCGATGTCGTTTCTCGCGATGGACGACCCACGTCATATGCGACTGCGCAAGCTCGTCTCGAAGGGGTTCACTCCTCGTCGCGTGAACGAACTCGCGCCGCGGATCGCCGAACTGACGGCGCAGCACTGGTCGCGATGCCTGGAGATGGGCGAGTTCGACTTCGTCGCAGATTTCGCGGGCCTGCTTCCGATGGACGTGGTCTCCGAGCTCCTCGGCGTCGGGCCGAACGACCGTGCGTACCTCCGTACCCAGTCGGATCTGCTGATCCATCGGGAAGAGGGCGTCACCGACGTCCCGGAAGCAGCCATGTACGCATATCTGGAACTGCATCAGTACTACACGGCGCTGCTGGCTGAGCGGCGGAAGAATCCCGGAGACGATCTCGTCTCGGCGCTCACCGTCGCCGAACTCGTCGACGACGGTCGGAGTTCGGCGCTGTCGGACGAGGAGATCATCGGTTTCATGATGCTGATGGTCGTCGCGGGCAACGAGACGACCACCAAGCTGCTGGCGAACTCCGTCTTCTGGGGCGCGCAGAGCCCCGACCAGATCGCGCCGATCATCTCGGCGGCGACATCGCAGGACGACGCCGTCGACGCAGTCGCACCCTGGGTGCAGGAGACGCTTCGCTACGACACGTCTACCCAGATGCTGCTGCGTCGCGTCGTAGAGGACGCCGAGTACGGCGGCCGGGTGATCCCAGCGGGAGATCGCGTCCTGTTGCTCATCGGGTCGGCAAACCGCGACCAGGAGGTATTCGGGCCTGACGCCGACGAGTACCGCATCGGCCGCGACAGCGCGCGCACCATCATGAGCTTCGGCGTGGGCACGCACTTCTGTCTCGGTGCCCACCTCGCCCGGTTGGAGACCGAACTGGGCCTCGCTGAGATCGTCCGCACGGTCAGTGAGTTCGACGTCGACGTGCAGCGTTCCGAACGCGTGCACTCGGTCAACGTGCGCGGTTTCGCATCGCTTCCGATGACCGTGAAGGGTCGGTGA
- a CDS encoding TetR/AcrR family transcriptional regulator → MSTPVEIESTRRRLNPQQAEKIVRMTEAAVEIVSAEGFDRLSVRDVAKRAGVAPATAYTYFSSKGHLVAEVFWRRLAVGVPEPDPAQSAHERVAQVLRGVSMVVAGEGQLGGAVTVALLGDDPESEHLRLRIGGFIHQRLAAAVGDDVDDPERIVDALQMLYAGGLVTAGMGHLTYEDTSERLVAAAELLMGPQK, encoded by the coding sequence ATGTCCACCCCCGTCGAGATCGAATCCACGCGACGCCGGCTGAACCCGCAGCAGGCTGAGAAGATCGTCCGAATGACCGAAGCGGCCGTCGAGATCGTGTCGGCCGAGGGCTTCGACCGGCTGTCGGTGCGTGACGTCGCCAAGCGAGCGGGGGTCGCGCCCGCCACGGCATACACGTACTTCAGCTCCAAGGGGCATCTCGTCGCCGAGGTCTTCTGGCGTCGGCTGGCGGTCGGTGTCCCCGAGCCGGATCCTGCGCAGTCGGCGCATGAGCGTGTCGCGCAGGTGCTGCGCGGGGTATCGATGGTCGTCGCGGGGGAAGGGCAGCTCGGTGGCGCGGTCACCGTGGCGCTCTTGGGCGACGACCCCGAATCCGAGCATCTGCGGCTGCGTATCGGCGGCTTCATCCATCAGCGTCTCGCCGCCGCAGTCGGTGACGATGTCGACGATCCGGAGCGGATCGTCGACGCACTGCAGATGCTCTACGCGGGCGGACTCGTCACCGCGGGCATGGGTCACCTCACCTACGAGGACACCTCCGAGCGGCTCGTCGCCGCAGCCGAACTACTGATGGGACCGCAGAAGTGA
- a CDS encoding aldehyde dehydrogenase, whose amino-acid sequence MALRPSTSSDLLIDGRLRPGGGGTFDVINPATEETIGQAAEATSDDMDAAIAAARTAFDQTSWSRDHDFRARCLRQLRDALLAHTDELREITVAEVGCPVFLTHGPQLVGPITDLGYFADLAENHEWRQDLGEAKPMGIKNTRELRSEAVGVVGAITPWNFPHQINFAKIGPALAAGCTVVLKPAPDTPWSAALVGKVIAEETDIPAGVINIVTSTDHGLGEQLCADPRVDLVSFTGSTDTGRRVMQTAAPTLKKVFLELGGKSAFIVLDDADMGTACSMAAFNVVTHAGQGCAITTRLVVPREKLDEATRLTRDAMAGLTAGDPTDGGTVCGPLISARQRERVESYLQLARDEGGTIEIGGGRPADKDRGYFIEPTLIAGLDNSTRVAREEIFGPVLVVIPHDGDQDAIDIANDSPYGLSGQVWGTDPQRIDAVVTGVRTGTMGVNGGIWYSADVPFGGYKQSGIGREMGVLGFSEYLETKAVATPA is encoded by the coding sequence ATGGCATTACGCCCATCCACGAGCAGCGACCTGTTGATCGACGGCCGGCTCCGCCCAGGCGGCGGAGGCACCTTCGACGTGATCAACCCCGCGACAGAGGAGACCATCGGGCAGGCCGCCGAGGCCACGTCCGACGACATGGACGCCGCGATCGCCGCCGCACGAACGGCTTTCGATCAGACCTCGTGGTCGCGCGATCACGACTTCCGTGCCCGGTGCCTGCGCCAGCTCCGCGACGCGCTCCTCGCCCACACTGACGAGCTTCGCGAGATCACCGTCGCCGAAGTCGGATGCCCGGTGTTCCTCACCCACGGTCCGCAACTCGTCGGCCCCATCACCGACCTGGGCTATTTCGCCGACCTCGCCGAGAACCACGAATGGCGGCAAGACCTCGGTGAAGCGAAGCCGATGGGCATCAAGAACACCCGAGAGCTCCGGTCCGAGGCCGTCGGCGTCGTCGGCGCGATCACCCCGTGGAACTTCCCGCACCAGATCAATTTCGCGAAGATCGGGCCGGCGCTGGCCGCAGGCTGCACTGTGGTCCTCAAACCGGCTCCCGACACTCCCTGGTCGGCGGCACTCGTCGGGAAGGTCATCGCTGAGGAGACCGACATCCCCGCCGGCGTGATCAACATCGTCACCTCCACCGACCACGGTCTCGGCGAGCAGTTGTGCGCCGATCCGCGGGTCGACCTCGTGTCGTTCACCGGATCCACCGACACCGGCCGCCGCGTGATGCAGACGGCGGCACCCACGCTGAAGAAGGTGTTCCTCGAACTCGGCGGCAAGTCGGCGTTCATCGTCCTCGACGACGCCGACATGGGCACCGCGTGCTCGATGGCCGCGTTCAACGTCGTCACCCATGCGGGGCAGGGCTGCGCCATCACCACACGCCTCGTCGTACCGCGCGAGAAGCTCGACGAGGCGACCCGACTCACCCGCGACGCGATGGCCGGCCTGACCGCAGGCGACCCGACCGACGGCGGAACCGTCTGCGGACCGCTGATATCGGCTCGGCAGCGCGAGCGCGTCGAGAGCTACCTGCAACTGGCCCGCGACGAGGGCGGAACCATCGAGATCGGCGGCGGCCGACCCGCCGACAAGGACCGCGGGTACTTCATCGAGCCGACCCTGATCGCAGGCCTGGACAATTCGACTCGCGTCGCACGCGAGGAGATCTTCGGCCCCGTCCTCGTGGTCATCCCGCACGACGGAGACCAGGACGCGATCGACATCGCCAACGACTCCCCCTACGGACTGTCCGGTCAGGTGTGGGGAACCGATCCGCAGCGCATCGACGCCGTCGTCACCGGTGTCCGCACCGGAACGATGGGCGTCAACGGGGGCATCTGGTACTCCGCCGACGTCCCCTTCGGCGGCTACAAGCAGTCGGGCATCGGCCGGGAGATGGGGGTACTGGGCTTCTCCGAGTACCTCGAGACCAAGGCAGTGGCGACGCCTGCATGA
- a CDS encoding SDR family oxidoreductase, translating into MHDNRFTDKTAIVTGAAGGIGEAYARAIAAEGGKVVIADVNDEAGQAVADSIGGLYVHTDVADPESAENLVATTVDTYGKIDALVNNAAIYGGMKLDFLTTVPWDYYKKFMSVNLDGALNVTRAVHKHMNRGGAIVNQSSTAAWVYSGFYGLAKVGVNGLTQQLAVELGGQKIRINAIAPGPIDTEATLTTTPEEMVKDMVSKLPLGRMGTPEDLVGMCLFLLSDEASWITGQIFNVDGGQVIRS; encoded by the coding sequence ATGCATGACAATCGATTCACGGACAAGACGGCGATCGTCACCGGAGCTGCGGGCGGCATCGGCGAGGCGTATGCGCGAGCGATCGCGGCGGAGGGCGGAAAGGTGGTGATCGCCGACGTCAACGATGAAGCCGGGCAGGCTGTAGCCGATTCCATCGGCGGTCTGTACGTGCACACCGACGTCGCCGACCCGGAGTCGGCGGAGAATCTCGTCGCTACCACCGTCGACACGTACGGGAAGATCGACGCGCTGGTCAACAACGCCGCAATCTACGGCGGCATGAAGCTCGACTTCCTCACCACCGTGCCGTGGGACTACTACAAGAAGTTCATGAGCGTGAACCTCGACGGCGCACTCAACGTGACACGCGCCGTGCACAAGCACATGAACCGCGGCGGCGCCATCGTCAACCAATCCTCCACCGCAGCATGGGTGTACAGCGGCTTCTACGGTCTTGCCAAGGTCGGCGTCAACGGCCTCACCCAGCAGCTCGCCGTGGAGCTCGGCGGCCAGAAGATCCGCATCAACGCGATCGCCCCCGGCCCCATCGATACCGAGGCCACCCTCACCACCACTCCGGAGGAGATGGTGAAGGACATGGTGTCGAAACTGCCGTTGGGCCGAATGGGCACGCCAGAGGATCTGGTCGGCATGTGCCTGTTCCTGCTCTCCGACGAGGCGAGCTGGATCACCGGACAGATCTTCAATGTGGACGGCGGACAGGTCATCCGCTCATGA
- a CDS encoding NAD(P)-dependent oxidoreductase: MTSGPLRLGFVGLGDIGGPMATRFAAHDGGLTVHDLSPEAVARLVDAGAESAPSLADLAAASDLVGICVRDDAQVRDVVEGMIESLAPGALIVVHSTISPETASDLAARCSRSEVALLDAPISGGAVGAKDGRLAIMVGGGRDAYERAKPALSLAGDMIVHAGESAGDGTRMKLARNLLHFISFTATTEAARLAEAAGIDIVRLGKVVRHTDAVTGGPGAIMLRDTTAPIATDDFWHGVFTHVRDLGEKDLGLALGLAERLDVDLPLGKQSLARLADGLGVPHHTPEGER; this comes from the coding sequence ATGACCTCCGGACCGCTGCGCCTCGGATTCGTCGGACTCGGCGACATCGGCGGTCCGATGGCCACGCGATTCGCCGCACACGACGGCGGGCTCACCGTTCACGACCTGAGCCCGGAGGCCGTCGCACGCCTCGTCGACGCAGGCGCCGAATCGGCTCCGTCGCTGGCCGACCTGGCCGCGGCATCCGATCTCGTCGGAATATGCGTTCGTGACGACGCGCAGGTCCGCGACGTCGTCGAAGGCATGATCGAGTCACTCGCGCCCGGAGCGTTGATCGTCGTGCATTCGACGATCTCCCCCGAGACGGCGTCCGACCTCGCAGCCCGATGCTCCCGCTCCGAAGTCGCCCTGCTGGACGCTCCCATCTCGGGCGGTGCCGTCGGCGCGAAAGACGGCCGACTCGCCATCATGGTCGGCGGCGGTCGCGACGCCTACGAACGCGCGAAACCCGCGCTCTCGCTGGCAGGCGACATGATCGTCCACGCCGGCGAGAGCGCGGGCGACGGCACCCGCATGAAGTTGGCGCGCAACCTGTTGCACTTCATCTCGTTCACCGCGACCACCGAAGCAGCTCGGCTCGCCGAAGCCGCGGGCATCGACATCGTGAGACTCGGCAAGGTGGTCCGACACACGGACGCCGTCACCGGGGGCCCGGGCGCCATCATGCTCCGCGACACCACCGCACCCATCGCGACCGACGACTTCTGGCACGGGGTCTTCACGCACGTCCGCGACCTCGGCGAGAAGGATCTCGGCCTGGCGCTGGGTCTCGCCGAACGGCTCGACGTCGACCTGCCACTCGGCAAGCAGTCACTGGCCCGCCTCGCAGACGGGCTGGGCGTCCCCCACCACACACCCGAAGGAGAACGATGA
- a CDS encoding carboxymuconolactone decarboxylase family protein → MSEHDQPADTMTEQRRKGLAMMSEVYGWEMSDGPGDFFSHTADQVFGEVWSRDGLTHRDRRLILLGALAAGGHTDVAEIQAGAALGNGELTPEELTEIGLFLCYYVGWPLGTKMTMMFGEVVKKHRRSQRTE, encoded by the coding sequence ATGAGCGAGCACGATCAGCCCGCCGACACGATGACCGAGCAGCGTCGCAAAGGTCTGGCGATGATGTCGGAGGTGTACGGCTGGGAGATGTCCGACGGCCCCGGCGACTTCTTCAGCCATACCGCTGACCAGGTCTTCGGCGAGGTGTGGAGCCGTGACGGCCTCACCCACCGTGACCGGCGCCTGATCCTGCTCGGCGCCCTTGCTGCGGGCGGTCACACCGACGTCGCCGAGATCCAGGCCGGCGCCGCCCTCGGCAACGGCGAACTGACACCGGAGGAGCTGACCGAGATCGGCCTGTTCCTCTGCTACTACGTCGGATGGCCGCTCGGCACCAAGATGACGATGATGTTCGGCGAGGTCGTCAAGAAGCACCGCAGATCCCAGCGGACCGAATGA
- a CDS encoding PaaI family thioesterase, with translation MDFRLEDIDDAEIERRLSVVEPLTDAVRDLVDAVIRTEMPDEDLHAAQTAIEAVVGTLRTKQRDGGFGVPFTPDMRGMPWGNAVVGARNAVAPPLHIDARDGIAECEMTLGAAYEGPGGCVHGGVASLVLDQMAGEAASTGTTPSFTGTLTVRYLRPTLLGRLRARAEVESVEGRKTFVRAYIADDEGPTVEATAIMIAPRSNPAVRP, from the coding sequence ATGGACTTCCGGCTCGAAGACATCGACGACGCCGAGATCGAACGGCGTCTGAGCGTCGTCGAACCGCTGACGGATGCGGTACGAGATCTGGTCGACGCGGTGATCCGCACCGAGATGCCGGACGAGGACCTGCATGCCGCCCAGACGGCGATCGAGGCCGTGGTCGGCACCCTGCGCACCAAGCAGCGGGACGGCGGCTTCGGAGTCCCGTTCACCCCGGACATGAGAGGCATGCCGTGGGGAAACGCCGTGGTCGGAGCACGAAATGCGGTGGCACCGCCACTGCACATCGACGCCCGTGACGGTATTGCCGAATGCGAGATGACATTGGGCGCCGCCTACGAGGGCCCCGGCGGATGCGTGCACGGCGGTGTCGCTTCCCTGGTTCTCGACCAGATGGCGGGCGAGGCTGCGAGTACCGGCACGACGCCGTCGTTCACGGGGACGCTGACCGTCCGGTACCTCCGGCCCACACTTCTCGGACGCCTCCGTGCTCGCGCCGAGGTGGAGAGCGTCGAAGGGCGCAAGACGTTCGTGCGGGCGTACATCGCCGATGACGAGGGTCCGACCGTGGAGGCCACGGCGATCATGATCGCGCCGAGGAGCAACCCCGCCGTACGCCCCTGA
- a CDS encoding amidohydrolase family protein, which produces MCDDHDPAPFSTAECDAVRDIWRGLGLPGIVDVHTHFMPRRVLDKVWAYFDSAGPMLGREWPVAYRADEADRVETLRRFGVRAYSSMIYPHKPDMAEWLNSWGADFAAGHPDCLRTATFYPEPEAPRYVAAAISSGARVFKSHIQVGEYSPVDPLLDDVWAQISDALVPVVIHCGSGPAPGTYTGPEPVRRLLERFPKLPLIVAHMGTPEYEDFLVLAEKYENVRLDTTMSFTDFSEELSPYPRDLHPRLADLGGKILFGSDFPNIPYGYPEALTACVRLDLGDDWLRGVFHDNAAELFGIG; this is translated from the coding sequence ATGTGCGACGACCACGACCCTGCACCGTTCTCGACGGCGGAATGCGACGCGGTAAGAGATATCTGGCGAGGCCTCGGCCTGCCGGGAATCGTCGACGTCCACACTCATTTCATGCCGCGTCGCGTCCTCGACAAGGTATGGGCGTACTTCGATTCGGCGGGTCCGATGCTCGGTCGCGAGTGGCCCGTCGCCTATAGAGCCGACGAAGCCGACCGTGTCGAGACGCTGCGCCGCTTCGGTGTCCGCGCCTACTCGTCGATGATCTATCCCCACAAGCCGGATATGGCGGAGTGGCTCAACTCGTGGGGCGCCGACTTCGCGGCAGGCCACCCGGACTGTCTGCGCACGGCGACCTTCTACCCCGAACCGGAGGCACCGCGGTATGTCGCCGCCGCGATCTCATCGGGTGCGCGCGTCTTCAAGTCGCACATCCAGGTCGGCGAGTACTCGCCGGTCGACCCGCTGCTCGACGACGTCTGGGCGCAGATCTCCGACGCCCTGGTTCCCGTCGTCATCCACTGCGGCTCGGGGCCTGCGCCCGGGACGTACACGGGCCCGGAACCCGTCCGGCGACTACTAGAGCGGTTCCCGAAGCTTCCGCTGATCGTCGCGCACATGGGCACACCGGAGTACGAGGACTTCCTGGTCCTCGCCGAGAAGTACGAGAACGTACGGCTCGACACCACCATGTCGTTCACCGACTTCTCCGAGGAACTCAGTCCGTACCCGCGCGACCTGCATCCGCGGCTCGCCGACCTGGGCGGCAAGATCCTGTTCGGCAGCGACTTCCCGAACATCCCCTACGGCTATCCGGAGGCGCTGACCGCGTGCGTGCGCCTGGATCTGGGCGACGACTGGCTGCGCGGCGTGTTTCACGACAACGCTGCCGAGCTGTTCGGGATCGGCTGA
- a CDS encoding NADPH:quinone oxidoreductase family protein → MKAQVIVSETGPSGFELRDIPAPEAQADQYLVDVRSCGVCFPDLLMSRGEYQLRPPLPFTPGTEVAGVVSKAPDDGAFAVGDRVVVASLLGGFGEQVAVAEQQIYPLPDELSFDEGAALGINFQTALFALKLRAQTAPGEVVAVLGSAGGVGVASILVAKEMGAKVIAVVHRTGQEEMLRELGADEVVQLADGWKEKVLELSGGGVDVVIDPVGGDVFDEALRTVALDGRYVVIGFAAGGIPTVKVNRLLFRNISVVGAAWGEYIRRRPEVPGLLHDELVEMIGDGMRPPVSRTYPLADLPTALADLAEGRVHGKAVVRISE, encoded by the coding sequence ATGAAGGCTCAGGTGATCGTCAGCGAAACCGGTCCGTCCGGCTTCGAACTCCGAGACATTCCGGCTCCGGAGGCGCAGGCGGATCAGTACCTCGTCGACGTGCGTTCGTGTGGCGTGTGCTTTCCCGATCTGCTCATGAGTCGCGGTGAGTACCAATTGCGGCCGCCGCTGCCGTTCACCCCCGGCACCGAAGTCGCCGGCGTGGTGAGCAAGGCGCCGGACGACGGGGCGTTCGCGGTGGGCGACCGGGTGGTCGTCGCGTCGTTGCTCGGAGGTTTCGGTGAGCAGGTCGCCGTCGCCGAGCAGCAGATCTATCCGCTGCCCGACGAGCTGTCGTTCGACGAGGGCGCCGCTCTCGGCATCAATTTCCAGACTGCGCTCTTCGCGCTGAAGCTGCGCGCGCAGACCGCGCCGGGTGAGGTGGTCGCGGTGCTCGGCTCGGCCGGCGGCGTCGGCGTCGCATCCATCCTCGTGGCCAAGGAGATGGGCGCCAAGGTGATCGCCGTCGTCCATCGCACCGGGCAGGAGGAGATGCTGCGCGAACTGGGTGCCGACGAGGTGGTGCAGCTGGCCGACGGGTGGAAGGAGAAGGTCCTCGAGCTGTCCGGCGGAGGCGTCGACGTGGTGATCGATCCGGTCGGCGGCGACGTCTTCGACGAAGCGCTGCGCACCGTTGCCCTGGATGGCCGGTACGTGGTCATCGGGTTCGCCGCAGGCGGCATTCCCACGGTCAAGGTCAACCGTCTGCTGTTCCGCAACATCTCGGTGGTGGGAGCGGCGTGGGGTGAGTACATCCGCAGGCGCCCCGAGGTCCCCGGTCTGCTGCACGACGAGCTGGTGGAGATGATCGGCGACGGAATGCGTCCGCCGGTCAGCCGGACTTACCCCCTCGCCGATCTGCCGACCGCCCTCGCCGATCTGGCTGAGGGAAGGGTGCACGGCAAGGCCGTCGTCCGAATCTCGGAGTGA
- a CDS encoding class I SAM-dependent methyltransferase, which translates to MAFPTASTTLSDDRRTVADATPGFMPADEADALHRVADHYLSQRDSVGVGVEIGTYCGKSTVYLGDAAERHGALVVTVDHHRGSEEHQPGWEYHDTSLVDSHAGLLDTAARFRRTMFDAKLESTVLGFLAPSAAAALVWGKPADFVFIDGGHSMQAAQTDYDGWSPWVRTGGALLIHDVFPDPADGGRPPYEIYRQALDSGLFTEVDAYGSLRVLVRA; encoded by the coding sequence ATGGCATTCCCGACCGCTTCGACGACCCTTTCCGACGACCGCCGCACAGTCGCCGACGCAACCCCCGGGTTCATGCCCGCGGACGAGGCGGACGCGCTGCATCGAGTAGCGGATCATTATCTTTCCCAACGGGATTCGGTCGGTGTCGGGGTGGAGATCGGCACGTACTGCGGTAAGTCGACCGTGTACTTGGGCGACGCCGCCGAGCGGCACGGCGCACTGGTCGTCACCGTCGATCACCACCGTGGGTCCGAGGAGCACCAGCCCGGATGGGAGTACCACGACACCTCGCTCGTCGACTCGCACGCCGGCCTGCTGGACACTGCGGCACGCTTCCGGCGCACCATGTTCGACGCGAAGCTCGAGTCCACGGTGCTGGGATTCCTCGCGCCGTCTGCGGCCGCGGCCCTAGTCTGGGGCAAGCCCGCCGACTTCGTCTTCATCGACGGCGGCCACTCGATGCAGGCCGCCCAGACCGACTACGACGGCTGGTCCCCTTGGGTCCGGACCGGTGGCGCGCTCCTGATCCACGACGTCTTCCCGGACCCGGCCGATGGCGGACGGCCCCCGTACGAGATCTACCGGCAGGCGCTCGATTCGGGACTGTTCACCGAGGTCGACGCCTACGGCTCACTGCGGGTCCTCGTTCGGGCCTGA